Part of the Xenopus laevis strain J_2021 chromosome 2S, Xenopus_laevis_v10.1, whole genome shotgun sequence genome is shown below.
cagattctgtcccccgcagttcgcggcagccatcttcttttcttcgctaaacttcggaagcagaccttcgcttttggcgcatgtgcagttgttctgTTCCAGaacaactgcgaatgcgccgaaagtcacgaaaatttctgcatgcacagttgttcgggaccggaaaattactccaactgcacatgcgccgaaaacgAAGGTCTACTTCccaagtttaacgaagaaaagaagacgGCTGCCGTAAACtgcatctgcaccgaggggtaaataaaaagttaggggcatttgcctcgggtaccacctaggctgggggggaggagggaggggggtctacaaagggaaggggggtagggttttttatgttacgggtttgtttctcttttaatgtTTGCTTGATGTTCactctttaaaaagtatttttcacaatcgaagaaaagaaaatgcaataacCTGGACTGTGTGATAGCGCTAAGCTGCCGCATTTGCAGATCTTCAGTACCAGGCACCTGCAAAAGTAATTTCAGTTCTCCTTTCAGTCTCTCTGACAGGGCCCCAGACTCTGCGTATTCCACTATATCACACATAATTGTCGTCCTGGGCATATTTTTCAGCGACAGTCTTCTCCAGCAGTTATCACGGCCTCCGAGATATGCTGGAGTCTCGTCAAGGTGACTTTTGTACTAAAGTGTCAGAAAGACAAAGACATGTAAAGTAGCACAGACTCCAAATTGTGTCCTCTAACTCTTGTTTCTAATGATAGAAATCAGGGTACgccttaaatatttttatttccaatatgTTATTGGTTAACATTCacattttctgtaatatttcattttaaagaaatgcTGACACAAATAATCATATTTTCTAAATGATTGTTTTTTCAGATCACTACATTTTCTGGGATATAGCAGCCTGAAGAATATACTTTGCAGAATAATCTATTTTCAAGTGGCTGTAAAAATGAATCAATAAAATGCTACTAAGCAGCATTAAAAATAGGGTACAGTTTGCATTTAAGGAGCACCGTGCCTTACACAGAACCAGACATGTTTGGAGGGCTGAATAATGGAATGTGCTGCACAGAGGATGGGGACCATTTGTCTCCCCAGAAATATCATCTGTATTGGTGCATTGTTTGCAGCCATTCTTGCAATTTGGTGGTAGGCTATGCAGTAAAATTGCAGAGCTTTATACACTGAATGATATGACCCTCAGTCCCAATGCCCACCTTCTGCACTTCTATGATTCTCATCTATGACTCTCTCTTCCGTTTAAAGACATATAGTAATTATGTTTTACACTGGAATTTATACAATAGCTCTGCTCATCATCCTCATACCCAGCCAGACATGCTTCATATTTTGTATAGTGGATAGAAGCACCCTTTAATTAGAGTCCTTACAGAGCAATATCCCAACACTGTGTTTTGAGAGGATGGAGCGTGCATAGCTCCTGTGCAAATTCCCATGTTTACCAACTGATCATACCCTTCTCCGCTAAGTGTCGAATAATTGGcccattaaaaggaaaaaatggtgAGGATGTAAAAATCTGCAGACTAATTTCAAATCTGGCAGATCATTATTGTTGAAATAAACAGATTTAAACCTTTGTACCCCATTGAAAAGCTGTATCTTAAAACCcaaattaaatgtatgtaaagTAAAGATAGCCCTACATCAGTGATCCTTAaccagtaacatgttgctctccaaccccttggatgttgctcccagtggcctcaaagcaggagcttatttttgaattccaggcttggagacaagttttggtttcataaaaaccaggtgcgctgccaaacagagcctcaatgtaggtttacaatccacataggggctactaaatgaccaatcacagcacttatttggcactccaagaacatttttcatgttagtgttgctccccaacttctgaatgttgctcacagggttcaaaaggttggggattcctgcccTACATAAAGGAAAATGGTCAGATGTTTTGGCCTTAATACCTAATAACTGCAATAGGTATAGGCCATTGCTATGAATATAGGCCATTCTGACAAAGGGGTCCAATAGCCATTGAGCCAGTGTGAGTTTTGAGTTGTAGGGGGCATTCTCTGCAACTGGGGCCACATCTTCGACAAATTTTGAGTGACACATGTTCAGTTCATCAATCAAAGAATGGATCAATTCAATGTGGCTATCCACCATGTGGTTCAATCATTCCATGATGAGCCCTATTTGGTCACCTTCCAGTAGCAAATATTCCTTTTCATTTTACAAGAAATACCTTACTTTAACATAGTCTTTAACAGTAGCCACGTCCACCATATCTGTGATTTTATGTTTCTGGTACTCCAGTTCATCGTAAATCATTTGATCATAATATGCTCTGGGGCCCATTAACTTGCAGGCGTCAGCTGCAGCCTGACAGATACAGAAAGATAAATACATTATCAGAGGAAAACCCAAGAAAATTCTTGCATTtcatacattttcccaaaacaataacatttattttaagctAACAACTTAATAGAGTAAGTTTGCCTTTGAATAAAATTTTTGTATGCtacactggtgtctaataaaagggcagccaagtttgggagttttactttaaaatgtataatgaagcaatagaattcttaatgaatcagatgaaaattgagcataggactggccagatatgggatgactttgacatagttggccagctctAGGGTAATGCATTCATGGCAACCATATAGCAGTTACCTCCAAGAAGTCTGATAGATCATATACAGCAatatagataattaaaaaaacaaacaaaaaacccagAGGCATATAGTCCACTGCCtacaacatactagaagttaattttaaggcaaaCTACCTCTTTACACTGAGACTAATGTAACTGGCAGCATAAAGCCCCTGATGAAACCTACAGCTACTCTGTAACACTATGAAGACTTAACATTAGACTATGGGCTGTTTGCTGTGTCATTATGTATAGTTATTGAAACTGATGAGATTAAGGAATGCAACAAATTTAAATGACAGAAAGTATAATGTACCTCACTGGATGGATGAAGAATTCGCTTGCCACATATGTATCGGTTCCCAAAGGCACCTGAGCGGTGGAAGATCTTAAAGACAATAAAAGGTGGAAACTCCTGCCCAGCAAATCTGCAATTGAAAATAAGACCATTTGTTTAAAAGATGGGAGATATGTTTAGAGAGCCTGGTGCAAAACTTCAGTTTCTTCCCTATCACTACCTACCCAAAAGCTAAGCTAGTTGTTAGGCCAGCTTTCAGATGAttcagagtttttgttttttcgttttttttagaaatgggtTAATGCCCCTTCTAGAGTTAGGCCACTGGGAGGAGGGTAAAAGTTTTAATTTGATAAACAACTGTACATGGAATAGAGGAATCTCCAGTCCAGTGTCTTTTGCTGAGAATTTGAAATCAGCTGAAAGGTTATTTAGCATCTATCTGTATGGCTACATTATATAATACACTATTATATTCTCCTGGGCTGGTCTGAACTTCAATTTTCAGCTATTTATGTAGGAGACAGaatcttgcatttttttaaagaaaacttttcaACACAAAGTAAGCAAAATATTAACTTTCCCAGTAGTTTCTTTAAACGTTCAGTTATGTATAAGTAGAAAGCCTTAAGGAAATTCAAAGGAAAAATCCACGTCACTTAATGTTATACTGTGAAACCACAATTTTATATACCCTGATATTAAGTTCTCCCtcaacaccatttttttgtgctCCACCCAATATAAAATCCATAATGTATTTTCTTGATTCTACATTTTGCCAGTTTTTACCCCATTCTTTCTGGTCCCcagaaaattgtaaaatgggggttcaactgtAGATTCTGAATAATAGTAGCTGAGATGTCATGAGAAGGGATTTTATTCACATATTACCTGAATCTAACTTTACACTGCATGCCAGGATCTCTTAGCAACTCTGCTTCCAAGGGACTGATTTTCCTCAAAATACTGTAAGATGCACTTGTTTCCTTCagaaagaaatacatatttatcatattaaTTGCAAAATGAACAGCACAGAATATTGTTAACAATCACAGAATACCACCAGGTATTCTGTGATTGTAGATAGTaggagtgggataatagtctctgggaagggagtgtgactctgggatagcaggtatagtagggagagatggtgtctatagtaacagtgggataatagtctctgggaagggactgtaagctgtgggatagcgggtatagtagggagagatggtgcctatagtaacagtgggataatagtctctgggaagggactgtagctgtgggatagcgggtatagtagggagagatggtgcctatagtaacagtgggataatagtctctgggaagggactgtagctgtgggatagtgggtatagtagggagagatggtgcctatagtaacagtgggataatagtctctgggaagggagtgtggctgtgggatagcaggtatagtagggagagatggtgcttatagtaacagtgggataatagtctctgggaagggaatgtggctgtgggatagcaggtatagtagggagaaatggtgcccaGGCCCGGAcaggcaatctgtgagttctggaaaatgccagaggggctgctttaaggtgccatagaaagataatatttagtgggctggtaggagctgtttgggcctctgtgtgtgctgattgggcctctatgtacatgaaatgccagggcctattttaattctcagtccagacctgatggtgcctatagtaacagtggggataatagtctatgggaagggactgtggttgtgggatagcaggtatagtagggagagatggtgcctatagtagcaatgggataatagtctctaggaagggactgaggatagcaagtatagtagggagagatggtgcctatagtagcagtggggataatagtctctaggaagggagtgtgactgcgggatagcaggtatagtagggagagatggtgcctatagtagcagtggggataatagtctctaggaagggattgacgctgtgggatagcaggtatagtagggagagatggtgcctatagtagcagtggggataatagtctctaggaagggattgacgctgtgggatagcaggtatatagagTAGGTATGATTCAGTCTCCAATTTCTTCGCTTTATTGCTGTAAGATTcagtaggtgtctgtgttacaccccatgtgcataattcaaggaaaatattgaatcaatacagctccagacagtaattttcaactgcaatgtgttttattcagcagtttaggcacactacatgtttcgggcagagccctttatacttatatatgtttacacttgataaagggctctgcccgaaacatgtagtgtgcctacactgctgaataaaacacattgcagttgaaaattactgtctggagctgtattgattcaatattttccttgaaggatagcatgtatagtaggggaggatggtgcctatagtaaaagtgggataatagtctctgggaagggactgtgggatagctggtatagtagtgagagattgttgcctatagtagcagtgggataatagtctctaggaagggattgagcctgtgagatagcaggtatagtaggggaggatggtgcctatagtagcagtggggataatagtctctaggaagggattgaggctgtgggatagcaggtatagtaggggaggatggtgccaatagtagcagtgggataatagtctctgggaagggactgtgggatagcaggtatagtagggagagatggtgcctatagtagcagtgggataatagtctctgggaagggactgtgactgtgggatagcaggtatagtaggagagatggtgcctatagtaacagtgggataatagtctctggaaaggactgtgagatagcaggtatagtagggaggatagtgcctatagcagcagtggggataatagtctctaggaagggattgaggctgtaggatagcaggtatagtaggggaggatggtgcctatagtaacagtgggataatagtctctgggaagggagtgtgactgtgggatagcaggtatagtaggggaggatggtgcctatagtaacagtgggataatagtctctgggaagggagtgtggctgtgggatagcaggtatagtaggggaggatggtgcctatagtaacagtgggataatagtctctgggaagggactgtgggatagcaggtatagtagggagagaatatTAGGTAAGATGTTGGATAATGGCTATTTGCGCTCTTTGTGGTCCATGTTTACAAACCAAACAAATAGCAGTACAAACTTTATGTTTAATGCCCTAAGAATAAATAGATGTATAATGTGTTTCCAACATCATATTTAATGCTTACCaataatagcaatacaaatacat
Proteins encoded:
- the LOC121400473 gene encoding putative uncharacterized protein CXorf58 isoform X1, whose translation is MALPEMLSTSMSISLPTTISRESVTEKDYLLQNASHIGIEKGVVAIRIQRAWRCYNNRKLFKLLKHTVRAAETSASYSILRKISPLEAELLRDPGMQCKVRFRFAGQEFPPFIVFKIFHRSGAFGNRYICGKRILHPSSEAAADACKLMGPRAYYDQMIYDELEYQKHKITDMVDVATVKDYVKYKSHLDETPAYLGGRDNCWRRLSLKNMPRTTIMCDIVEYAESGALSERLKGELKLLLQVPGTEDLQMRQLSAITQSRSPVPPPSPVSSSNKTPQRPSFLWHSARRSHKARLKAVKMKRLYSIRNETNGSSSGIKQCRGCGIHRKPWTTLQKKTGTSSQKELMLGMKCIFQTKTGMKRQRNFIDGAKDCLWTRV
- the LOC121400473 gene encoding putative uncharacterized protein CXorf58 isoform X2; this encodes MALPEMLSTSMSISLPTTISRESVTEKDYLLQNASHIGIEKGVVAIRIQRAWRCYNNRKLFKLLKHTVRAAETSASYSILRKISPLEAELLRDPGMQCKVRFRFAGQEFPPFIVFKIFHRSGAFGNRYICGKRILHPSSEAAADACKLMGPRAYYDQMIYDELEYQKHKITDMVDVATVKDYVKYKSHLDETPAYLGGRDNCWRRLSLKNMPRTTIMCDIVEYAESGALSERLKGELKLLLQVPGTEDLQMRQLSAITQSRSPVPPPSPVSSSNKTPQRPSFLWHSARRSHKARLKAVKMKRLYSIRNETNETMDDTTEENRHQFSERVDAGDEVHISDEDWDEEAEKLYRWSQGLSLDESVMPSPLLH